In the genome of Arachis stenosperma cultivar V10309 chromosome 6, arast.V10309.gnm1.PFL2, whole genome shotgun sequence, the window CTTTTCTGTTGgcaatatccactgcaagcaacctttgtcttgcagggtatccactgcaagcaacctttgtcttgcagggcgaaacttattagccgatatacgcccaacatactcactgtaagcaacctctgtcttacaggagcaacaacacactcactgtaagcaacctctgtcttacaggagcacattcatcttgatacatctgtaagcaacctctgtcttacagcaaagcattatagcaaggtatcccaggaaagcgttttcagtggtcgtaccaccatctatctgactgccttcacgcagcagatcatcacataatcattctcagGAGTTGCCATAACGCAAcaaatgaatatctcttgggttgcttcaagcaacaaatgacctttcaacaggtcctctacttttattctcttttaaaatcataattaCGTAAGCGGGACAAAACCCACGCCCTTGCCAATAATTTCATAAACTGAATATCTTTCCTCAAAAGAATCAGTGTAATTATCATCATAAgttatcattctcattattcatttCTAGTTACATATTCTTACAcaatatctctctctttctttattCAATCATGTTGTACAAACCTTACGACTTCCACTTTTGCAACCTCTTAACTCAAACCAATTTTAAAACCACTTTctagtttaattttctttcaaaagaCTCAAGAAAATCATTTATTTTAGATTCGCtaaatacttttcaaaacattacCTTCTTACTAAAAGTAACCATATAAAACTCTTTTTCAAGTTTACTAACTTCCCAAAGACTAAAAAACCGTCCTctttaccattcaaattcaaatattatatatatattcattaaACTTCTAAAAAGTAATCCTTTATTTTAAAcccaaaacataattcttttcaTATTAATTCAATCTCAAAACATGGTTTCTTTcctaaataatttatttttgaagtaTAAACCTTTCTTTGGTAAACcgaattcaaaataaaataattcttttcttaACTAAATAAAAGTCAAGTAATATAATTTTCCAAATTCAAAGGTTctaaaataacttttcaaataaaacctcatattttttataaaatttcggcagcacctcccctaaaactcggacttaGCCACCCTAACGGGTTCTCTCTTTCTCAACAATTCAGCAATCCTTTCCCAATAATTATCAAATACAAGATTCTCAAGCAACCAGAAAATCCacaatttataatatttaacaaATCAATCATACTCCGCAATTTCTGCTAATCCATCAATCCAATCTCACCATCTCATATTTACTTTTCACTTATCATAAAATCCTTTCAAAATTAACCACAATCAAGTCTCCATCCGTTTATCAGCAACTTCCATAACAGATTCTCAATAATCATCTCATCATGATTCAGTTTAAGAACTAACATCCTTTCATCAATTAAAATCAGAATTTCACCCcatcatcattttttttaaagtaaaccAGTCTAACTTTAAAAGCTCATAACTAATCTCCCAAACCAATCTTCAATCAGTCACCAACCAAATCCACTACCATTACAATATATCAAATAACCAGCACATCATTCAATTCTATATAAATCCATCAAAGAACAGAATTTCAGTCAATTTGCAACCATCAGGCAAACCAGCCTATAACAACCAGCTCAACATAATCAAATAACAGGATTCTCAGTAATTACAAACAATCAGAAAATCGGTAACAGTTACAGCCTCAAATCAAAATCAATATCATCAATTAATCACTTACAACAATGAAACTGGCCACAATCACAGCCAAGTCAGAATCAATAAATCATGACACAGAGAATTAGTCTAACCattacaaaattatttagaTACTCTTAAAATTTactatattattttagaaaatcacaGGTTCTCAAAACAGTTTAATCTCTTAGTCCCAATCCTTCAATAACCACCAAAACCAATCTCAACTAGTTACAAGTAAACTTCACAGCCGTTCCCATTCATCAAATATCCCATTCAACATCAAACAAGTCAATAATTCACTCAAAATCAGAATCTCAACCAATTCATCGCAGAATCAATAATTCAGTCACATTTCACAACCGCAtctaatttcaattataattcaaagTAATCACAACCACATTTAATTCGAATCATAACTCAGAAAAAATCACAATAGCTAACCATTCTCTAACACATTTCAAGTCATTCTTGtcaattaagaaattcttaacTATTATTAACCATTTGCACTTATCCAATAACTTTGTAggcattctaaattaaaaacgttAAATCCCCTACCTCAAAGTCGAGACTCGCGGAAATCACTAAACCCAGCAGCTCCATTGGCAATTCTAACATCCGCTCTGCTCTCTTAGCAGCTACCGTGATGATTCTGGGCAGCTCCAGTGATGGTGAAAAGTCTCAGCTTCAGCCAAACAGGAGCAGTAATAATTCAAAGTAAAGCCAGAACAACATCAACTCCAGTAGCGGCAATGGCGCTCTTCTCAGATTCCAAAAACCAGAAGCAGATGCGGAACAAAGCAAGAGCAGCATCAGCGATCTTGAACCCAACAAACAACAATGGCAAGCCAACAGTAGCTCGGGTGGTTAACTCGGATGGTGGTTCAATAGGTCAATAGCAGCGCAGCAGCTCAAGGGTGGTTGTGGCAGTGGCAGCAGCATCAACGGCGAAATTGGAAGCAGCAGCGATGACTGGGTAACAACAGTGATGCTTTCCTCTGCGGCGAGCTTGCGGCGAGCTTGCGGCAGACGTGCTAAAGAATTTCCTGTAGCTACCATATAGTATTCATCTCTACTTAGTGGTAAAAAAAGCATCCATATTCTTTTTGATCTCTTATCAATTTCTTTGGTTTCTCGGAGGTGAAGTAAGACTAAGCTCATGAGCTTATTATCCTAGGTCGGAACAAGTTGATAGGagctctttcttttttttcgcccCATGTTTTCTCTCTTCCTTCTCGGCGTGGGTGGACGGCACGACGGCGAGCAAGACGCGGCTGGGTGTGACGGAGTGCGGTGGCGGCGTGGCTCCTCCCTCTTCTTCACTGGCGCTCTCCCTTCCTGCCTTCTCCATGTGTGTGTGCGTGGGTATAGTGAGGAAATGAGTGTGAGTGCGTTGATGAGGCTGAGAGTGAGAGGTGAGTCTATGTGTGTCATGTGACGAGGATAACGGCAGTGGGTGGTATGCTAGGGTTTGGGGCTGGTGGCTGTTAGGGTGAAAAGGGTTAGGTTCTTAATTAATTTGGGGATTAGgtttctgattttgatttggaattaggttagaaattaggatttataaaagatatggatagatatgaatagatatCTTGATGAAATTCGAGtgtagaataattttaaaatcaatctactctattaaaaatatttagaaacaTTTTTATCATCATATTGCTAAGTTTAATCAATTATtttaatctaaattataaaatgaacaagtttttatatttataaagtacaatttaaaatcaaatatcaaTTTTCTAATTAAATCATATGAatctctattatttttctatcatcaaaattttaatttcaaattataaaataactatttataataaagattgtacataaatattatttgacgtaaacttaaagtatttataaatatcaatctaatcatttctaataaattaatttataagagttcaaattaataacataattcattcaaaatagaatttattaaattaaattatacaattctttcttatttttcaattaccaaAATTATAACTTCAATTATAccaaatatctaataaaatttatataaaaattctaattaatttaaacttcaaTTATCATGAAACTCTATTTAATCACCTTTagcaaaataattttcttaaaataaatcacaaataattaattatttgattttcaaaaactaggaTTGTTACATGAGCAAATAGTAAAACACTTGGACTCATCAATTTTGTTTCGGCCCAAATTCAATTCAGCCATACTCATCAATGTATTCTTGTATTAAATCAAGGATGAGTGAATTTTGGACTAGCAATCATCTTCCGGCCCAAACAAAACCTGTATttgcaaaaattaatttaatcagcccatataaattaatatttttataattaattaaattaataatatttagtcaTGATAAATgttaatttagagttttccaaactcatcaatgatCATCAAAGGTTTATGTTCAGCGGGGAAGGTAGTGGAAGCCGAGACATATTTTATCAGGTTGGAAGATAGGAGCATTGAAGTCGATTTCGCCATGGTGAATGGCTACTGTGAAGCAAACCTTATCGAAAAATCCTATGAACTATTCCTTATTCTGTCAAACCAAGGAAATATTTCTAAAAGTTCCTGTTTTAAGCTACTTGATAAACTCTTCAAGGCAGATGGCATCCAAGAAGCTATTATGCTGCTAGACACAGTGATGGCTCTTAACGAGGGACTTAGCAAAATAATGTATTCTAAAGCAATAGCTGCTATGTGCCAAGATGGGAAATTGGAATATGCTCGTTCTTTGTttcatttattcatcaagaaaGGATTTACGCCTGATTTAATAACTTACACGATTATGATAAATACATATTGTAGGATGAACTACTTGCAAAAGGCCCATGAACTCTTTAAGGATATGAAGAGAAAAGGGATAAAACCTGATGTCGTTACGTATACAGTTCTACTTGATGGGAACTTGAAAGCAAATTTAAGAAGGCATTCCTTGTCTCcaaatttaaaaagaacacGGGACATTTCTTCCATCTTGAGTGAGATGCAGCAGATGGAAATAACTCCAGATGTTGTTACTTACACTGTTTTGATTGATAGTCAAATAAGGGCGGCTAACTTTCAAGGTGCTAATAGGCTCTTCCATAGAATGGTTGACAGAGGATTACAACCAGATGCTGTAACATATAGTGCTATGATTTTTGGCTTTTGTATCCGAGGGCACATGGAGAAAGCTGATAAACTGTTTAAGGAAATGTCTTCCTAAGGAATGACACCAGACTCTAATCTCATCTCGGCTTATGAACGTGTGAAAGCTAGAAAGGTTCAATTTCAAAAGTAATCAATCAGTATAGACGGTTTGAGTTTGGGTTTGTCCGAAGTCTTAAAGTATATCAAGTAAATGCCCAAAGGTGAAGTACAGTCCAATATGCTGTTAAGTAATTTGTGAAGACTTACTGAATTATAGTTGTTTGATTATTGACCAAGAGATTGCATTTGCTTATACAGGTTGGAAAGAGAAAAGCCTTGTGATTTGATTACTAGGAAATTGTTGTGCATGGGTATGGATCTTCTGTATATGAGTTAGAATGACATGTAATTATGAAACAATTGACAGTGTTTTGTGCAGTACATCATTCACGGAAAATTCTTAAGAAAGTTGCAGTCAAAGTTGAATCAGGTGAAGACTAATGCAGATGTGTTTCTTCAGGTAATTGATTAGTCTACTTTTCATTTGGGAGACCAAGGTTTCTCCTTTAATAACCGAAACTACAGTGACCACAGAATTTTGTACTACTTTTTTACAATAAATTGACCATGGACTTTCCTCCATAAGTAGAGAGGCTGTTTTGATATTTGAACTTGTGGTCTAGCGAAAACTTTACCACTCCACCCAGGATTATTGGAAAGCATTAGGAATATATAAATCTtaaagaaaaaagggaaaaaaaattgCATTTAACTTGTTTAGTCCTTGGCAACTTTCATCTACACttctaaaattttatgttttccTCAAGAAGTTGTTTGACCCCCTTGTATCTGGTGCTATTATTAAGTGTAAAGCCAAAGTTGTGCTTTCTCAATAGGAACTTAGGAACTATGAAGATTAGTGCATTATCTGATTTCATTATATctactctttttctttgtcaATTAGAGATTCCTTGTGCACCCTATCTAACACCTTGGCTTTATCCTTTTGTTACTAGCAAACTATTATAGCATCTAACTAAAAAGGCTCATCAATTAACGGCTTAGCTGCAGTCAACATTATCTTACCCATTGTCACATACTAATTTTTATGATAACAAATTCTCCCTTGGATGAGTTCTTTGTGTAATTTTAATCAACTGTCTAAAAAGGAGACACCTTTTCTTCATATGGCATTTGGGTCTACCGAGTTTAAAGTGCTAGTAAGGATGTTTGTGATTACACCCGGAAATATAGATCTATAGATATGTGTGTGTTTGCCAGTAACAGCTTCCTATGCTTTTCGTTCCTTGCTTTAATATTGAAGTTTGAATCCCATGCAAACACAGTTCAAAGTTCAAACTCCTAACCAAATTGAGCTACCGATTTCGTAAATATCTAAAATGAGTGGCCTAACTTTATGTTGTTTAACGGAGTATTAAAATGAAAGTTAATGTAAACATTTTGTTGGATCTCTTGACATGACCAAAAACCATAAAATCATCTGGATCATTGTAGAAAATAATATTGCTTACTACCGAAAAGCCATTAATTACCATATTTAAATGAAAGACTATTTACTAATGGATTAGTCAGAGTGATAATTACATTGGCCTCTTAATATTATTGGTTCAGATTATTAGGAATGAAAGACCTTATAATTTtatggattttttatttaaataaattaaaaaaaataattaacgaATCAATTTCTTGGATCCAATATTATTTATGcatatatgttttgtttttatgtAGAGTAAATTACAGTGAGGCACAATAATTTACCAATATACATGTAAATCGCATTGAATAAGAATATAAGAGCaacttaatatttttaaaatcactCTTAAACCGTACTAAAGATGAGAACTAGAATTAATATCCTCACCTACTGTGATTTAAGCACACCTGTTAAAGCTAAAATTTGTCCATAAATCGCAAAATTATGCTGCGATTTATGACTTATGAATTAGAATATTACAAGTCattatgcaatttaaattttaataactaaattattcggatttatttttgttaaatttctAACAAAGCTAtgggaattttttttttttatttattaaaaggACTAGAGCATATAACATCACAGAAGTtcgaataataaaaataatggcCGAGTTATAATGGACGAattcagttttaattttttataacatacagaaataatataaatataaaaaaaaatactaacgCAAATTAGTACagataaatttatatttctacAATACCTGAGAAATTAATCATTGGGCTATCATTGGGCTTTCGATTATGCATACCccaaaaaaactagaaaaaaaagATAGACATGCACAGCATCATATTTTTGTGtagatttaatttaattttatcacaaagaaataataaatttatattggTGACCAATGTGGTTCAGTGGACATGGTGGCTAAGGAATACCATCCAATTGGAGCTTCACACGTGGGCATAGGTAACTCCATTTTCAGAAGAGTTTGACTCGGTAGAAATCTCTTTGATTAGAAATTTTAATTTGGAAAACTGAATTTTTGAATTTCCAATACTCCCAAATTTGAAACATGGGAAAATAGAAAcggaaattaaaagaaaaaataaataatttcccAAATCTATGACCTGAATAAACAGCGATACAAAGCCCTTCCGAAAAGTAGGGTTCATTCTGAACTCGGGGTTTCAGTTGCATGAGGTGGGCGGAGTGTAGTCGTTGAGGAAGGTTGTACCCGGCGCCGGAGCGCAGCCATACGAAGCAGCATTGAAATCTTTCCCGGCGAGGTTCGTGATCGGTTAGCGGGTAAGCCATGTTTAGCCTTTGATGTTTACTCATCCAACCGTGTAGTACACTAGTGGTTATAAGACTTAGTCATGTGCTTCAAATGGATTATTTGGTGTTTTCTGTGGTTTTAACCCAAAATTGATGAAATCGGTTATGAAAAAATAGGTGATTGAACACGTTCTAGGTACATATCAAAATAGTAGCGCAGGGAAAAAGTGATGCATGCAttacttttaagttttaattaaattttgcaTGACCTAAGGAGTTAATA includes:
- the LOC130933778 gene encoding pentatricopeptide repeat-containing protein At2g26790, mitochondrial-like, with translation MIIKGLCSAGKVVEAETYFIRLEDRSIEVDFAMVNGYCEANLIEKSYELFLILSNQGNISKSSCFKLLDKLFKADGIQEAIMLLDTVMALNEGLSKIMYSKAIAAMCQDGKLEYARSLFHLFIKKGFTPDLITYTIMINTYCRMNYLQKAHELFKDMKRKGIKPDVVTYTVLLDGNLKANLRRHSLSPNLKRTRDISSILSEMQQMEITPDVVTYTVLIDSQIRAANFQGANRLFHRMVDRGLQPDAVTYSAMIFGFCIRGHMEKADKLFKEMSS